From the genome of Streptomyces sp. NBC_01116, one region includes:
- a CDS encoding amidohydrolase — protein sequence MKSRASRPHHPAGQPGGGALPGRLSDELRAELIAFRRDLHMHPELGNQEFRTTAAIKDRLEKAGLKPKVLAVGTGVMCDVGEWDGVTPMLALRADIDALPIPDTKAGVPYRSTVPDRAHACGHDVHTTSVLGAGLVLAGLDREGLLPHAVRLIFQPAEEVLPGGAVDAIESGVLEGVGRIIGVHCDPKVDVGRIGLRIGAITSACDRLEVTLDGPGGHTARPHLTTDLVTAAARIAVDVPALLARRVDARSGLALTWGRLETGHAPNVIPQHAELSGTVRCLDLDAWRTAPDLVHAAIDEVAGMHRAKTVINYVRGVPPVVNDAESIGLLDAAMTERRGSYAIEDTEQSLGGEDFSWYLERVPGAMARLGVRTPGDTRGLDLHRGDFDVDEEAITVGVELFTAAALFDGSR from the coding sequence TTGAAGTCCCGTGCCTCCCGCCCCCACCACCCGGCCGGCCAGCCCGGGGGAGGTGCGCTGCCCGGCAGACTCTCCGACGAACTGCGTGCCGAGCTGATCGCCTTCCGCCGGGATCTGCACATGCATCCCGAGCTGGGCAACCAGGAGTTCCGCACCACCGCGGCCATCAAGGACCGGCTGGAGAAGGCCGGGCTGAAGCCGAAGGTCCTCGCCGTGGGGACCGGGGTCATGTGCGACGTGGGGGAGTGGGACGGGGTGACGCCCATGCTGGCGTTGCGGGCGGACATCGACGCGCTGCCGATCCCGGACACCAAGGCGGGCGTGCCCTACCGGTCCACCGTGCCCGACCGGGCGCACGCCTGCGGGCACGACGTGCACACCACCTCCGTGCTCGGCGCGGGGCTCGTGCTCGCCGGTCTCGACCGGGAGGGGCTGCTGCCCCACGCCGTGCGGCTGATCTTCCAGCCCGCCGAGGAGGTCCTGCCCGGGGGCGCGGTCGACGCCATCGAGTCCGGGGTGCTGGAGGGCGTCGGCCGGATCATCGGCGTGCACTGCGACCCGAAGGTGGACGTCGGGCGGATCGGGCTGCGGATCGGGGCCATCACCTCGGCCTGCGACCGGCTGGAGGTCACGCTCGACGGGCCCGGCGGGCACACGGCCCGGCCGCATCTGACCACCGACCTGGTGACCGCCGCCGCCCGGATCGCCGTCGACGTGCCCGCGCTGCTCGCCCGCCGGGTCGACGCCCGCTCCGGGCTCGCGCTGACCTGGGGGCGGCTGGAGACCGGGCACGCCCCCAATGTCATCCCGCAGCACGCCGAGCTGTCCGGCACCGTCCGCTGCCTGGACCTGGACGCCTGGCGCACGGCCCCCGACCTGGTGCACGCCGCCATCGACGAGGTGGCCGGAATGCACCGGGCCAAGACCGTCATCAACTACGTGCGCGGTGTGCCGCCCGTGGTGAACGACGCCGAGTCCATCGGCCTCCTGGACGCCGCGATGACCGAGCGCCGCGGATCGTATGCGATCGAGGACACCGAGCAGAGTCTGGGCGGCGAGGACTTCTCCTGGTACCTGGAGCGGGTCCCCGGCGCGATGGCCCGCCTCGGCGTCCGGACCCCGGGCGACACGCGCGGGCTCGACCTGCACCGCGGCGACTTCGACGTGGACGAGGAAGCCATCACCGTGGGGGTCGAGCTGTTCACCGCCGCGGCGCTGTTCGACGGGAGCCGTTAG
- a CDS encoding BMP family protein — MRRITRITTVGIASAALALSVTACGGKSSSDAGSDSGGDKAAIAYDIGGRGDQSFNDAAYAGLAKAEKELDVKGSEAEPSDGEGDADKVQRLTELARSGNNPVIGVGFAYAPAIKKVAPKFPKTTFGIIDDASVTGDNIANIVFNEEQGSYLAGVAAAKVTKTKTIGFIGGVETPLIKKFEAGFIQGAKDTDPAVKVLPQYLTQPPNFDGFSKPDLGKAAAQGQLDKKADVIYSAAGLAGSGAIEAASKAGKWNIGVDSDQYKQKGLAAYKESILTSVTKDVEDSVFNLIKSVQDGKPTTGEIRYGLDKDGVGLSMSNPAFAEMTDVIAAVDKAKQEIIDGKITVKTAP; from the coding sequence TTGCGCCGGATCACCAGGATCACCACCGTGGGCATTGCGTCCGCGGCGCTTGCTCTCAGTGTCACCGCCTGTGGCGGAAAATCGTCGTCGGACGCAGGTTCCGACTCGGGCGGCGACAAGGCCGCCATCGCGTACGACATCGGCGGCCGCGGCGACCAGTCGTTCAACGACGCCGCCTACGCCGGACTCGCCAAGGCGGAGAAGGAACTCGACGTCAAGGGCAGCGAGGCCGAGCCCTCCGACGGTGAGGGCGACGCGGACAAGGTCCAGCGCCTCACCGAGCTGGCCCGCTCCGGCAACAACCCGGTGATCGGCGTCGGCTTCGCCTACGCGCCCGCCATCAAGAAGGTCGCGCCGAAGTTCCCGAAGACCACCTTCGGCATCATCGACGACGCCTCGGTGACCGGCGACAACATCGCCAACATCGTCTTCAACGAGGAGCAGGGCTCCTACCTCGCCGGCGTCGCCGCCGCCAAGGTCACCAAGACGAAGACGATCGGCTTCATCGGCGGTGTCGAGACCCCGCTGATCAAGAAGTTCGAGGCGGGCTTCATCCAGGGCGCCAAGGACACCGACCCCGCGGTCAAGGTGCTCCCGCAGTACCTGACGCAGCCGCCGAACTTCGACGGCTTCTCCAAGCCCGACCTCGGCAAGGCCGCCGCCCAGGGCCAGCTCGACAAGAAGGCCGACGTGATCTACTCGGCCGCCGGTCTGGCCGGTTCCGGTGCCATCGAGGCCGCCTCCAAGGCCGGCAAGTGGAACATCGGCGTCGACTCCGACCAGTACAAGCAGAAGGGCCTCGCGGCCTACAAGGAGTCCATCCTGACCTCGGTCACCAAGGACGTCGAGGACTCGGTGTTCAACCTGATCAAGTCGGTCCAGGACGGCAAGCCGACCACCGGTGAGATCCGCTACGGCCTGGACAAGGACGGCGTCGGCCTGTCGATGTCCAACCCGGCGTTCGCCGAGATGACCGACGTCATCGCGGCCGTCGACAAGGCCAAGCAGGAGATCATCGACGGCAAGATCACCGTCAAGACCGCTCCGTAG
- a CDS encoding FG-GAP-like repeat-containing protein, translated as MNSRSESAPNRKRRNRRGRLRHGTLLVAVAASLGTVAALAPPAAAAPSPSRTTAPADRARPANTPPEIPDRLATSPATACAGGYIGNTPTTLMARVRDADSPSLTAQFQVFDADSTDPVAERSVAVTADGTAAAPSIDLPSGDYRWRVRATDSGGSASAWTGFCAFAVDRIRPDRPPTVVSEEFPDGDAGWPVDTGDARTPGTFTLGANGVEDVVSYVWYSTFDPQQREVSVSPGGTADVTATPLTGGPQMLYVRSVDRSGNRSDTTTYLFYARGITTPDAPGDLNGDGAKDIWSLDDRGELLTYAGRGDGTFAPATGTGLTAPGAGTSYRTDWNDDGYVDLVTLEYNPNARRKQLWVHPNSGLGRVDGTRGRQLLTVDCPVPDEDYGCVGEPGWTGDDHWGDAEQVIAPGDLNGDGRSDLLVRESGRLWIYHGVHRMRLDVPVAVGGSDWDDFTVLAPGDLDGDGLADLWLRDNATGDLHSVRGGSGTGGAPDPAAWGDPANRVLIGTGFTAAARPVLDTVGDLDGDGVADLHGRTQDGTLTLWPGRVAADGSFGFGEGRAIG; from the coding sequence ATGAACAGTCGGTCCGAATCCGCCCCGAACAGAAAGAGACGGAACAGAAGGGGGCGGCTCCGCCACGGCACGCTTCTGGTCGCCGTCGCCGCGTCCCTCGGTACGGTCGCCGCCCTGGCCCCGCCCGCCGCGGCCGCGCCGAGCCCCTCCCGTACCACCGCGCCCGCCGACCGCGCGCGCCCGGCGAACACACCCCCCGAGATCCCGGACCGCCTGGCCACGAGCCCCGCGACCGCCTGCGCGGGCGGATACATCGGCAACACCCCGACGACTCTCATGGCGCGGGTGAGGGACGCCGACTCGCCCTCCCTCACCGCCCAGTTCCAGGTCTTCGACGCCGACAGCACGGACCCGGTGGCCGAGCGTTCGGTGGCCGTCACGGCGGACGGCACCGCCGCCGCTCCATCGATCGACCTGCCTTCCGGCGACTACCGCTGGCGGGTCCGGGCCACGGACTCCGGGGGATCCGCCTCCGCCTGGACCGGTTTCTGCGCCTTCGCGGTCGACCGCATACGTCCGGACCGGCCGCCGACCGTCGTGTCGGAGGAGTTCCCCGACGGGGACGCCGGATGGCCGGTGGACACCGGGGACGCCCGCACTCCCGGCACCTTCACCCTGGGCGCCAACGGCGTCGAGGACGTCGTCTCCTACGTCTGGTACAGCACCTTCGACCCGCAGCAGCGGGAGGTCTCCGTCTCCCCCGGCGGGACGGCGGACGTGACGGCCACGCCGCTGACCGGCGGCCCGCAGATGCTGTACGTCCGCAGCGTCGACCGCTCCGGAAATCGCTCGGACACGACCACGTACCTCTTCTACGCCCGGGGCATCACCACCCCCGACGCCCCCGGCGACCTCAACGGGGACGGCGCCAAGGACATCTGGAGCCTGGACGACCGGGGCGAGCTGCTCACCTACGCGGGCCGGGGGGACGGAACCTTCGCCCCCGCGACCGGCACCGGACTGACCGCGCCCGGCGCCGGCACCTCCTACCGGACCGACTGGAACGACGACGGATACGTCGACCTGGTGACGCTGGAGTACAACCCCAACGCGCGGCGGAAGCAGCTCTGGGTCCATCCCAACAGCGGCCTGGGAAGGGTCGACGGCACCCGGGGCCGGCAGCTCCTGACGGTCGACTGCCCGGTCCCTGACGAGGACTACGGCTGTGTGGGCGAGCCCGGCTGGACCGGCGACGACCACTGGGGCGACGCGGAGCAGGTGATCGCCCCCGGCGATCTGAACGGTGACGGCAGAAGTGATCTCCTCGTCCGGGAGAGCGGCCGGCTGTGGATCTACCACGGCGTGCACCGGATGCGGCTGGATGTGCCGGTGGCGGTCGGCGGCTCGGACTGGGACGACTTCACCGTCCTCGCGCCCGGCGACCTCGACGGCGACGGCCTGGCCGACCTGTGGCTGCGCGACAACGCCACCGGCGACCTCCACAGCGTGCGCGGCGGCAGTGGCACGGGCGGAGCACCGGACCCCGCCGCCTGGGGCGACCCCGCGAACCGGGTGCTGATCGGCACCGGTTTCACCGCGGCCGCCCGTCCGGTGCTGGACACGGTCGGCGACCTCGACGGCGACGGTGTCGCCGATCTGCACGGCCGTACGCAGGACGGCACCCTGACACTGTGGCCGGGCCGCGTGGCGGCGGACGGCAGCTTCGGCTTCGGGGAGGGGCGGGCGATCGGGTGA